From Octopus sinensis unplaced genomic scaffold, ASM634580v1 Contig11382, whole genome shotgun sequence, one genomic window encodes:
- the LOC115228936 gene encoding protein ZBED8-like translates to MTYCQHLTELEADISLRFKDLFDLEFEAWMIDPFSCVPEDMNETIQEEIIELKYNEEYIHRFQQDGISKFWQSKDLQMKFPNLWKEMSNVLLAFPTTYLVESGFSFVNHNTQCEKNRLEVCYRGDIRLKLSRIKPDIEYLASKHQYQGSH, encoded by the coding sequence ATGACATATTGTCAACATTTGACGGAACTAGAAGCGGATATATCTCTTAGATTCAAAGATTTGTTTGATTTGGAATTTGAAGCATGGATGATTGATCCGTTTTCATGTGTGCCAGAAGATATGAACGAAACAATCCAAGAAGAGATAATTGAattgaaatataatgaagaatatattcacagatttcAACAGGATGGTATCTCTAAATTTTGGCAATCAAAAGATCTACAAATgaaatttccaaatttatggAAGGAAATGAGTAATGTACTATTGGCATTCCCTACCACTTATTTAGTTGAAAGTGGATTTAGTTTTGTCAATCATAATACACAATGTGAAAAAAATAGACTGGAAGTGTGTTATAGAGGCGATATACGCCTAAAGTTGAGCAGAATTAAACCCGACATAGAATATTTAGCGAGTAAACATCAATATCAAGGGTctcactaa